CACGCCCTTCCACATTTCCAGCTGCTCCTGCGTGGGCATAAAATCCTGCAGCATCTGCTGCACCTTTTCATCGTCCAGCAAACCCTCATACTTTCCGGCAATTTCCTGTTCATACGCCGTTTTTTCCGCCGGAAATTCCACCAGAAAGCTGTTGATATTGAAAAATACCAGCACCGCAAGCGCCGCCAGAATCACCTTTCTGGAAAACATTTTTTTAAGCTCAAACCGGATTAACTGTCTCATGCCTCTTCCTCCCCGAAATAATATAAATAAAGCTTTTCCAGATTATCCGCCGCGCCCGCCTGTCCGCCGATGCAGCGCGCCGATTCCGCCGTCCGGTCCGTCCGCCCGGTGTACACCAGCTTCCCGTCCTTCATCATCAGAATGATGTCTGCCGTATTTTCCACATCGGAAACGATATGCGTGGAGAGCAGCACGATTTTATTCTCGGCAAAGGAATGCAGCAGGCTGCGGAAACGGATGCGCTCCTTCGGGTCCAGACCCGCCGTCGGCTCGTCAAAAATAAGGATTTTCGGGTCGTTTAAGAGCGCCTGCGCGATTCCAAGCCGCTGCTTCATGCCGCCGGAGAAGCGGCGGATTTTTTCGCCTTCTTTTCTGCCAAGCCCGACTGCCGACAGAAGCTCTCCGCTTCTCTTTTGCGCCTCCTCTCTGCCGAGTCCCTTCACCGCCGCCATATAGCGCAGGTATTCCCCGGCGGTAAAATCCGGATAGTATGGAAACTGCTGCGGCAGATAACCGAGCAGTCCCGCAAAGGCGGCTCCCATCTGCGAGACCGGTTTTCCGTTTAGCAAAATTTCTCCCTCTGTCGGCTTCTGCAGACCGCACAAGAGCCGCATCAGCGTCGTCTTCCCGGCTCCGTTGGCACCAAGCAGACCATAAATCCCGTTGGAAAATATCAGGTTCAGATGATTCACCGCCGTTTTATCACCATACTTTTTTGTCAGTTGTTTTGTCTGTAGCTGCATATTACATCCTCCTTCTATGCGTGGTTTTAGAAGCTTTGTTTCATAGCATTGCAGGCACTTTGCACCATTTTTGCCATGAAAAAACTCTCCCCGTGTTATGGAAAGAGTTTAATGCAGACTTTTCTACTTTTTATCAACGTTTTGGCATCTTTTCTGAAAAAAATGCCGTTACATTTGCGCCGGAATCCCGGTTTTCGATTTTCAGCCAGCCGCCATGCTGCCGGCACAGCACCTTGCAGATATACAGCCCCAGCCCGAAGTGATTTCCGCTGTCGCCATCTGATGCACGCCCGCCTTTTTTCTGCTCGCTGTAATAGGGCTCTGAGGCATT
This is a stretch of genomic DNA from Marvinbryantia formatexigens DSM 14469. It encodes these proteins:
- a CDS encoding ABC transporter ATP-binding protein, producing MQLQTKQLTKKYGDKTAVNHLNLIFSNGIYGLLGANGAGKTTLMRLLCGLQKPTEGEILLNGKPVSQMGAAFAGLLGYLPQQFPYYPDFTAGEYLRYMAAVKGLGREEAQKRSGELLSAVGLGRKEGEKIRRFSGGMKQRLGIAQALLNDPKILIFDEPTAGLDPKERIRFRSLLHSFAENKIVLLSTHIVSDVENTADIILMMKDGKLVYTGRTDRTAESARCIGGQAGAADNLEKLYLYYFGEEEA